From Harpia harpyja isolate bHarHar1 chromosome 19, bHarHar1 primary haplotype, whole genome shotgun sequence, one genomic window encodes:
- the LOC128154774 gene encoding glutathione S-transferase 2, with protein MVVTLGYWDIRGLAHAIRLLLEYTETPYQERQYRPGPAPDFDPSDWTNEKEKLGLDFPNLPYLIDGPTKLTQSNAILRYIARKHNMGGETEEEMLRVDMLENQLTDLRMSFAQLCYNPDFEKLKPAYLEKLPGKLRDLSRFLGSRPWFAGEKLTFVDFLAYDVLDQQRMFVPECPELQGNLGRFLQRFEALEKISAYMRSGRFMKTPIFWRTAQWCNTKE; from the exons ATGGTGGTCACGCTGGGATACTGGGACATCCGTGGG CTGGCCCATGCCATCCGCTTGCTGCTGGAGTACACGGAGACCCCCTACCAGGAGAGGCAGTACCGCCCCGGCCCAG cccccgACTTTGACCCGAGCGACTGGACCAACGAGAAGGAGAAACTGGGCCTCGACTTCCCCAAC ctacccTATCTCATCGACGGCCCCACCAAGCTGACGCAGAGCAATGCCATCCTGCGCTACATCGCCCGCAAGCACAACATGG GCGGCGAGACGGAGGAGGAGATGCTGCGCGTGGACATGCTGGAGAACCAGCTCACGGATTTGCGTATGAGCTTTGCCCAGCTGTGCTACAACCCCGACTTT GAGAAGCTGAAGCCGGCGTACCTGGAGAAGCTGCCGGGGAAGCTGCGGGATCTGTCACGGTTCCTGGGCTCCCGGCCGTGGTTTGCAGGGGAGAAG CTCACCTTTGTGGACTTCTTGGCATACGACGTGCTGGACCAGCAACGCATGTTTGTCCCCGAGTGCCCGGAGCTGCAGGGCAACCTGGGCCGGTTCCTGCAGCGCTTCGAG GCGCTGGAGAAGATCTCTGCCTACATGCGGTCGGGGCGCTTCATGAAGACCCCCATTTTCTGGCGCACTGCTCAATGGTGCAACACCAAGGAGTGA